CGTCCAGAAACCAAGGCCACCGGAAGGCGCGTTCCAGTTTTTCAGCACCAATGCGCTGTCCCACCTGAGAGCACCGCCGATGAAAAAAGAAACCAAAGCGGCCGAAAGAATGGCCATCACGATGAATTGAAACTTGGTCGCCCAGTCCGCGCCCAGCCAGGCGAATACAAAAAGAAAGGCCATGGCCATGACGGCAATGATCCGGACCGAAAATAAAGTGTTTTGGGGCAGCGCCCCGGCAATTGCCTCGCCAAAGCCGATACAGTAAAAGGCAATGGATACGGATTGCGCCAGAAACAAGACGATGCCGATCGCGCCGCCGAACTCAGGCCCGAGCGTGCGGGAAATCAGGTAGTAGTCGCCGCCGCCTTTGACTTTCAGATTGGTGGAGATGGCCGAGAGCGAAATGCTCGTCAGTATGGAGATGGCGTTTGCCATGCCAATAATGACCAGCGCCTTTGCTATACCGGCGTTTCCGACCACAAAACCCAGCCGCAGAAATAAAATGATGCCGAGAATCGTGAGAATGCTAGGTGTGAAAACGCCGGCGAAGGTTCCGAGGTGTCCGCCGCCTTGATTTGAATTTGTTTGGCTCATGATGCGCGCTCAAAATAGGGTCGACTTCAGCGAATCCCGGCCGGGAAAGGACTTCCATTGCAGCGGATCTTGAATGGGCACGCAGCAATTGTCAGCCGGATTCAAATATAAATGATAGGCGATAGAGTCTGTTGACGTCAATAAAAGCTTGGATTTCGCTTATCATTTAGCATGGTTCAAAGATTAGAAAATGTTAGAAAATGGGCTAAAAATTTAGGAAATGGCTGATTTTTTGTCCTATATCTGTTTAAATCCAGTTAGGCTTGATATAACTGCCTGAATTTACTGAAAATAAAACTAGACTTTTTCTTAAAAGCAATATAGAGTCATTTCAATAACTTAAGGAGGCTCTATATTGGCAGATAATGTCTTGCAATCGGTTCAGACCAAAGTTATCGGATTCGCTCCGATATTACGCCATTTTTTTGAAAAATGCGGAATTAGCAAAATTATTGACGAGCAAATCGATCTTGACCCGAGAAGAAAAATTCTGACCCATGGTCAGGCCTCAGTGGCGATGATCACCGGCATCTTATTTCAGGTGATGCAGCTGTACAAAATATGTCAGTTTGCAAGTGAGACCAACACCCTGGAGGCTATCCTTCCGGGGATTGATCCCAAAGAGTACTTTGATGACAGGATGGCCGACACCCTGGATGCAATATTTGCTTACGGTATCGGCAATATAGAAACCCTGATCACAAAGCACATGATCGACGAGTTTGGCATCA
This genomic stretch from Desulfobacterales bacterium harbors:
- a CDS encoding IS1634 family transposase, with translation MADNVLQSVQTKVIGFAPILRHFFEKCGISKIIDEQIDLDPRRKILTHGQASVAMITGILFQVMQLYKICQFASETNTLEAILPGIDPKEYFDDRMADTLDAIFAYGIGNIETLITKHMIDEFGIKNDICHNDTTSASVYGDCDNNKTADSIKLTFGYSKKHRQDLKQLVWSLSVSSDSVFPLFQKAYSGNTADVTTCVEQWENLIDLLGLQDFLYVADSKLHNRCKHGAYPRQ